GAATGGGTCGGCATCGACCGGCTGTTGTTCTCGTCGGACTATCCGCACTGGGATTTCGACGATCCGCGCTTCGCCTTCAAGACGCCGCTCTCGGAGGCCGAGCGGCAGAAGATATTCAACGCGAATGCCCGCGCGGTCTACAAGTTCTGATTCAGGGGTTCTGAAGGGATATGGCCCGTCACATCGTTGCGCGTACCTCTGAGATTCCGGTCGGCGGCAACAAGGTCTTCGATATCGCCGGCCGCGACATCGTCGTGTTCCACGTCAACGGCGAATTCTTCGCGCTGTTGAACCGCTGCCCGCACGAAGGCGCCCCGCTTGAAAAGGCGGCCTGCGTGGCCCGGCTGACCTCGCCCGAGCCCGGCATCTACCAGCGCTCGCGCGTCGGCGAAATGCTGCGCTGTCCCTGGCACGGCTGGGAGTTCGACATGCGCAACGGCCAGTCCTGGTTCGATCCAAAACGTATCAAGATTCGGTCATATCCCGTCGCGGTGGGGAGCGGCGAGGAGCTGCAGAAAGGCCCCTATGTGGCGGAGACCTTTCCGGTGCGTGTTGAAGACAGCTATGTGATTGTCGAGGTCTGAGACCGCTTTGCGGATTGTAGTTTAAGTGCAACTGCGATAAGGCTCTCGCCCTTTCAAGAGCGGAGTTGGCTGTGTCGAAACAATCCTTGCGAGAGGAGGCCGAGCGTCTGATCCGCGAGTCGATGGAAAAGAAGACCATCGTCGTCAAGCAGGGCACGACCCGCATCGAGGCCGTCTGCGGCAAGTGCGGCGCCCCGAACCGGGTGCAGGCGCCCAAGGGTCAGAACCGAGTCAAGTTCGCCTGCAAGCAATGCGGGCAGCAGCAGGAAACGCTGTAGGCCGTCTTCGCCTCTCCCCGCTCTTTAGCGGGGAGAGGTCGGATCGCGCAGCGATCCGGGTGAGGGGCAAGGTAGGGTGCGGCCACGATGGAAACTCCGTCCGACTCGCATATCGACCGCGCAGGCGCTGCTTACAATTCAGAATGAACTCGTGGAGGCGGGCCCCTCACCCCACCCTCTCCCCGTAAGAACGGGGAGAGGGAGTGAGAGAGCGGTGCCTAGTTGCCCTCCACAAACTTCTTGAACGCTTCCGCATAGTCCGGGTGCCAGCGCGACAGCGGTGGGCGGTTCTCGACGATGTCGCCGGCGGCCCAGAGCATGCGCTTCTCGTCGAGCGCGCGCGGCACGTCGTTGTCCGGACACAGGATGTAGAAGTCCCCGACCTCAAGCCGCGCCAGCATGAAATCGACGGTCTGCTCCGGCGTCCAGGCGCCGGCCGGCTTCTCGCTGCGGCCCTTCGCGGTCAGGCCGGTGAAGACGAAACCGGGGATGAGCAGATGCGCGGTGATGCGGCAATCGCTGGTGTTGCGCAGTTCGTGCTGGAGCGCCTCGGTGAATGCCTTCACGCCGGCCTTCGAGACGTTGTAGGCGGGATCGCCCGGCGGTGTGGTGATGCCCTGTTTCGAGCCGGTATTGATGATGAGGCCGGGCCTGCCGCGCGCGATCATGCCGGGCGCGAAGACGCGCGAGCCGTTGATGATGCCCCACATGTTGACGCCGATGATGCGCTGCCAGTTGTCGGGCTCGCCGAACAGCGTGCTTCCGGGCTGGATGCCGGCATTGTTCATCAGGATGTCGGTGCCGCCGAAGCGCTCGCGCACGGCGCGCTCCAGTTCCGCTACGCTCTGGGCCTGGCTGACATCGGTGACGGACGTCATCACATTCGCGGCACCCGCAACGGATGACAGTTTTGTTGCTGCCTCCGCCAGTCGCGTCTGGTCGACATCGACGATGCACAGTTTCATCCCGGCATATGCGAAGGCCATGGCGGCGGCAAGGCCGATGCCGGACGCGCCTCCGGTAATCACGGCAACATTGTCTTTGGCAATGGCGGCGTGTGGCATGAAGTATCTCCGGGGCAAGGGCGTCGCACACGATCGAGCTATAACATGGCGGTCACCCGACCCTGCACAAGTGGGCATGGGAGGTCTTCGTTCCACGCCGACTTTACGCCTAATCCGCACCGCTGTATTCTTTCCGACCTAACGATCCCGCCCAGATCGAGCCAATCAAATCGTCTCACAGGGAGTGCAGCCATGGCTGTGTCGCAGGCTATTCCGATCACGCGCCATCCGTTTGCCAACGGGTCCTACAAGCAGATGCTGATCGACGGACAGTGGGTCGACGCTGCTTCCGGCAAGCGCTTCGAGACGCGCAACCCCGCCACCGGCGAGCTGCTGGCAACCGTCGCCGAGGGCGACAAGGAAGACGTCGACCGCGCGGTCGCCGCCGCCCGTCGCGCCTTCGAAGGGCCCTGGAGCAAGGTCAAGCCGTTCGAGCGGCAGAACCTGCTGCTCAGGCTTGCCGACCTCGTCGAGAAGAATTTTGACGAGTTGTCGCAGCTCGACACGCTCGACATGGGCGCGCCCGTCAGCCGCACCCGCGCCTACCGGCTGCGCGCCATCGGCATGCTGCGCTACTACGCGGGCCAAACCACCGCGATCCATGGCGAGACCATCGAGAACTCGCTGCCCGGCGAGATCTTCTCCTACACGCTGAAGGAGCCGGTCGGCGTCGTC
The DNA window shown above is from Bradyrhizobium sp. CB1650 and carries:
- a CDS encoding Rieske (2Fe-2S) protein, which gives rise to MARHIVARTSEIPVGGNKVFDIAGRDIVVFHVNGEFFALLNRCPHEGAPLEKAACVARLTSPEPGIYQRSRVGEMLRCPWHGWEFDMRNGQSWFDPKRIKIRSYPVAVGSGEELQKGPYVAETFPVRVEDSYVIVEV
- a CDS encoding SDR family NAD(P)-dependent oxidoreductase; its protein translation is MPHAAIAKDNVAVITGGASGIGLAAAMAFAYAGMKLCIVDVDQTRLAEAATKLSSVAGAANVMTSVTDVSQAQSVAELERAVRERFGGTDILMNNAGIQPGSTLFGEPDNWQRIIGVNMWGIINGSRVFAPGMIARGRPGLIINTGSKQGITTPPGDPAYNVSKAGVKAFTEALQHELRNTSDCRITAHLLIPGFVFTGLTAKGRSEKPAGAWTPEQTVDFMLARLEVGDFYILCPDNDVPRALDEKRMLWAAGDIVENRPPLSRWHPDYAEAFKKFVEGN